One region of Oryza glaberrima chromosome 7, OglaRS2, whole genome shotgun sequence genomic DNA includes:
- the LOC127778345 gene encoding 54S ribosomal protein L24, mitochondrial has translation MSFRAREMYKKVVRRVGGEGKLPAELMASVKNLLPDSKVVMGRAKRGIYAGRHIQFGNKVSEDGGNKSRRTWKPNVQEKRLFSYIHDRHIRVKVTTHALRCIDKAGGIDEYLLKTPYNKMDTEMGVAWKAKIEKMYSQLAQMEVGFFSPEEEAKIEQGFEEARAAKREHRREARRALAKQTQLEAGNAGGDKTAEAASNVAVKS, from the exons ATGTCGTTCCGTGCGCGGGAGATGTACAAGAAGGTGGTGCGGCGCGtgggcggcgaggggaagcTGCCGGCGGAGCTGATGGCGTCGGTGAAGAACTTGCTGCCCGACAGCAAGGTCGTCATGGGGAGGGCCAAGCGCGGCATCTACGCCGGCCGCCACATCCAGTTCGGCAACAAGGTCTCCGAGGACGGTGGCAACAA GTCAAGGCGAACATGGAAGCCAAATGTTCAGGAGAAGCGTCTTTTTAGCTATATTCACGACCGGCACATTAGGGTCAAGGTAACCACCCATGCTCTTCGGTGCATTGACAAAGCTGGTGGTATAGATGAATACCTCCTGAAGACACCTTACAACAAAATGGATACTGAGATGGGGGTAGCCTGGAAGGCAaagattgagaagatgtatTCACAGCTAGCTCAAATGGAGGTAGGCTTCTTCTCTCCTGAGGAAGAGGCTAAGATCGAACAGGGTTTTGAGGAGGCTCGAGCTGCCAAGAGAGAGCACCGCAGGGAAGCAAGAAGAGCTTTGGCTAAGCAGACTCAGCTAGAAGCCGGTAACGCTGGTGGTGACAAAACAGCTGAAGCTGcttctaatgttgcagtgaagtCCTAG
- the LOC127778347 gene encoding protein STRICTOSIDINE SYNTHASE-LIKE 10-like, with protein MAPKLHPAELTESKCGRPLGLRFHNTSGNLYIADAYKGLMRVGPRGGEATVLATEADGVPFKFTNGVDVNQVTGEVYFTDSSTRFQRSQHEMVTATGDSTGRLMKYDPTTGYLDVLQSGMTYPNGLALSADRSHLVVALTGPCKLVRHWIEGPKAGTSEPFAELPGYPDNVRPDGKGGYWVALHREKTETPYGSDTHLLAVRIGRKGKILQELRGPKNVRPTEVIERSGGKLYLGSVELGHVAVVKAT; from the coding sequence ATGGCTCCCAAGCTCCATCCCGCGGAGCTCACCGAGAGCAAGTGCGGCCGGCCGCTCGGCCTCCGGTTCCACAACACCTCCGGTAACCTCTACATCGCCGACGCGTACAAGGGCCTCATGCGTGTCGGCCCGCGCGGCGGGGAGGCAACGGTGCTCGCCACGGAGGCCGATGGAGTGCCGTTCAAGTTCACCAACGGTGTCGACGTCAACCAAGTCACCGGCGAGGTCTACTTCACCGACAGCAGCACGCGCTTCCAGCGATCCCAGCACGAGATGGTCACGGCCACCGGCGACTCCACGGGCCGCCTGATGAAGTACGACCCGACGACGGGCTACCTCGACGTGCTCCAGTCCGGAATGACGTACCCCAACGGCCTCGCGCTTAGCGCCGATCGGAGTCACCTCGTGGTGGCGCTGACGGGGCCGTGCAAGCTGGTGAGGCACTGGATCGAGGGCCCCAAGGCCGGTACGTCGGAGCCGTTCGCCGAGCTGCCGGGCTACCCGGACAACGTGAGGCCCGATGGGAAGGGAGGCTACTGGGTGGCGCTGCACCGCGAGAAGACCGAGACGCCGTATGGCTCGGACACCCACCTCCTCGCCGTAAGGATTGGCCGCAAGGGGAAGATCTTGCAGGAGTTGAGGGGGCCGAAGAACGTCAGGCCAACGGAGGTGATTGAGAGAAGCGGCGGCAAGCTTTACCTGGGTTCAGTTGAATTAGGTCATGTCGCCGTTGTCAAGGCTACTTGA
- the LOC127778346 gene encoding protein STRICTOSIDINE SYNTHASE-LIKE 10-like, which produces MAPKLHPVELTESKCGRPLGLRFHNTSGNLYIADAYKGLMRVGPRGGEATVLATEADGVPFKFTNGVDVNQVTGEVYFTDSSTRFQRSQHEMVTATGDSTGRLMKYDPTTGYLDVLKSGMTYPNGLALSADRNHLVVALTGPCKLVRHWIEGPKAGTSEPFAELPGYPDNVRPDGKGGYWVALHREKTETPYGSDTHLLAVRIGRKGKILQELRGPKNVRPTEVIERGDGKLYMGSVELGHVAVVKAT; this is translated from the coding sequence ATGGCTCCCAAGCTCCATCCCGTGGAGCTCACCGAGAGCAAGTGCGGCCGGCCGCTCGGCCTCCGGTTCCACAACACCTCCGGTAACCTCTACATCGCCGACGCGTACAAGGGCCTCATGCGTGTCGGCCCGCGCGGCGGGGAGGCAACAGTGCTCGCCACGGAGGCCGACGGCGTGCCGTTCAAGTTCACCAATGGTGTCGACGTCAACCAAGTCACCGGCGAGGTCTACTTCACCGACAGCAGCACGCGCTTCCAGCGATCCCAGCACGAGATGGTCACGGCAACCGGCGACTCCACGGGCCGCCTGATGAAGTACGACCCGACGACGGGCTACCTCGACGTGCTCAAGTCCGGAATGACGTACCCCAACGGCCTCGCCCTTAGCGCCGATCGGAATCACCTCGTGGTGGCGCTGACGGGGCCGTGCAAGCTGGTGAGGCACTGGATCGAGGGCCCCAAGGCCGGTACGTCGGAGCCGTTCGCCGAGCTGCCGGGCTACCCGGACAACGTGAGGCCCGATGGGAAGGGAGGCTACTGGGTGGCGCTGCACCGCGAGAAGACCGAGACGCCGTATGGCTCGGACACCCACCTCCTCGCCGTAAGGATTGGCCGCAAGGGGAAGATCTTGCAGGAGTTGAGGGGGCCGAAGAACGTCAGGCCAACGGAGGTGATTGAGAGAGGCGACGGCAAGCTTTACATGGGTTCAGTCGAATTGGGTCATGTCGCCGTTGTCAAGGCTACTTGA
- the LOC127778344 gene encoding oxygen-evolving enhancer protein 3, chloroplastic, which translates to MAQAMASMTGLSQGVQLPAGPRRAGGRSRLAVVRADAAAADVQTGRRAVLGLVATGIAGGALAQAALAEAAKPIKLGPPPPPSGGLPGTLNSDQARDTDLPLKERFYLQPLPPAEAAARAKESAQDIINLKPLIEKKQWPFVRDDLRLRASYLRYDLKTVINSKPKDEKKGLKDLTGKLFATIDGLDHAAKIKSPEEAEKYYTLTKSALGDVLAKLG; encoded by the exons ATGGCACAGGCAATGGCGTCCATGACCGGGCTGTCGCAGGGCGTGCAGCTGCCGGCCGGGCCCAGGCGCGCCGGCGGCAGGTCCAGGCTCGCCGTCGTCagggccgacgccgccgccgccgacgtccagaccggccgccgcgccgtgctcggcctcgtcgccaccgggatcgccggcggcgccctcgcgCAGGCGGCGCTCGCCGAGGCCGCCAAGCCCATCAAGCTCGGccccccgccaccgccctccgGTGGACTCC CTGGGACGCTGAACTCGGACCAGGCGAGGGACACGGACCTGCCGCTGAAGGAGAGGTTCTACctgcagccgctgccgccggcggaggcggcggcgagggcgaaggAGTCGGCCCAGGACATCATCAACCTCAAGCCGCTCATCGAGAAGAAGCAGTGGCCGTTCGTCAGGGACGACCTCCGCCTCAGGGCCTCCTACCTGCGCTACGACCTCAAAACCGTCATCAACTCCAAGCCCAAGGACGAGAAGAAGGGCCTCAAGGACCTCACCGGCAAGCTCTTCGCCACCATTGACGGG CTTGACCATGCAGCCAAGATCAAGAGCCCCGAAGAGGCGGAGAAGTACTACACGTTGACCAAATCTGCTCTTGGCGATGTCCTCGCCAAGCTAGGCTAG